The genomic interval CCTTGGGCATAAGGTTCACACCGAGCCCGTGCCGCGAAGTGCAATGCCGTCTGGCCAAAGTTGTCTGTCGCGTTGATTCTGATGGCAGGGGCCGAGAGAAGTGCATCGATCAAGTCTTCATCACCACATGTCCAGGCTGCGACATGAAGAGGAGTATGGTTCCGGGAATTTCTCGCATTGGGGTTGGCACCGGCCTCCAACAAAAGCTTGACGATGTCGGGCTCGCAGAGGGCGCAAGCCAGATGAAGAGCAGTGATGTTGCCTATTGATCTACCGTTGGGATCAGCCTCGTATCTCAGCAATGTCCGAACGTTCTTGGTGGCAATCTCCGATTGACCGATAGgcttcttctgcatctcccAAGACTCAGTAGTCACTGTTGCGGGGCGTCCGATTTCAAAAAGCTTGTCGACCGTGACATCGCATTTGCCCCGGATCGCAAACCAAAGCATTGTCCAACGATTGTTGTAGAGCTTGTTGGAATCGGCTCCCATCCGGAGAAGTGCTTCGACAGAAGGGGGTTGAATGAAATGAAGTGGATATTGCGGAACCGATTGGAGTCGAGTGACAAAGATTTCGAcgatgttggtgttgaggtAATGTGCGACTGCACCTCCCTGGGACACGAGATGGTTGATCACATTGACGCTTTCCTTCTGGATGGCCAGGTAGAGCGGGCAAATATCTCCTGGTACTTGTTCCAAGGGATCTGTGCCCGAGTCAAGCACATGCTGCACTGTCGCAATCATGTCATGTTTAAATCCCCAGTACAAGGCATGATTGGCGGCGACGGTCCTGCTGCGGACGTAGAGTTCCCCGTTCAGTTGTTTATGCAAGCGGCGGGTGGTTCGAATGAGGGCATTGAAGTCTCTCAGAGACAACTcttggatgatgacgagggtCACCTCAATGGGCAGATCCTGGAGAGACCTGAGTTTCGGTTTCCATGCGAGGAAGGTATCGCTCTGGGGGAGACACTTGGTACCTGCGAGGAATCGTTGGATTGCCTTTCGGACGTTTTCATTGTCCCTTTTCCACTCAGAAGGGAACCAATGCCGGCTCTTTGCGTGCATGGGCCCGACGGCCGTATATTTGGACGTGACAAAATTGACTATGAGTTTCGCCTCACCCAAGGGAACAGGGCTTTCGAGAGTTGAGGTTCGATCATAAGCTCGGAGCCAGAATGCCAACTTCCGCACCCTCGGGGGAAGGTCAGGTATGGTAGGCCCAGTTGGAGTCGTCATGTTGTGAGAGAtagggaaaagagaagagaagggaagggaaggggaagagaagacgaaaaggaagaagaagagccatTGACCAGAGGAAGGTGGACAGTGAGTGGTTCGAAAGAAGGTGCGAGATGGAAGGAGCAGAGGAAAGAGTGGCGGGGACTcagagagaagagaagcaaCAAGAATCAATGGGGGGGCAACAAACTCACTGACAGGATCAATAACATTGTTCTATCCAGTGAAACCCTGCCATGAAGCAAGCATGGCCCGAAAAATAAGCTTATTAGGAGCCACACTTTAACCACCAGAAAGGCATCCTTACCGCAGATCCGCATTGCTCGGTTTTTCATTTACATCTTACACGCACTTGGAAACGGATATGAATAGCACTGAACATTTGATTCTCAAGTCATCATCTAAGCCTGCTCACGAGCGACCCTAACGCTTCTGAGAGCCAAGAAGCCCTCTCAGCGCATCGGTCTCACCCTCCAGCTTCGACACCCGCAGCTTTAACTCGTCCCGTTCCCGTCGCATGCTTGCCAActcatcttccagagtcTTCATCCGGTCAACGCGCCTCTGCCGACATCTCCGGGCAGCGAGGGTATTCATCCGACGTTTTTCAACCCGGGAAGGATCCACGCGGTTCAATACCTCGTCACCCTGAGAGGTGGCAGGGCTGGATGAAGTAGTCATGGCAGAGGTTGGATGTTGAGAGACAGGAGACGGGTGCGAATTGCTATCTTGGAGGGTATTAGACACGGTGGGGTTCCATCACAGTTGGCAGCAGTCGGAACATACCTTGCGAGTGTGTCGAGCTGGGATGGTAGGACGACGACATCAAGCTCTGACTCTCGGGATCCGAGACAGAAGGAAGATCCGGCATGAAGGCGTCGTCGGGATTAAGCACGGGCCAGTCGACAGGATAAGGCGTGGGATGAGGGTTGAAGGAAAAAACGTTCCAGTCGCCATCATTAAAAGAAGAAATTTCCGACTCCGTCCAGGGTTCCGACTCTTGTAAAACGGTATTTTCAAACCCAGCCGAAGAAACAGCAGCATAATCGAACTCCAATGGCgcccgcgaagaagaagcagaagaagaatcaGACGCAGAAGAAGCCATAATGAGGGGTTGGAGATCATGATGCCGGGGGAAATAGAGATCATGATGCCAGGGAGACAAGGAGGACCGCTCCGTGAGCCTATGGTGGATTGTTTGGCGACTCGAGCTGGGCAGGCTGGAAGTACATGGTGGACTGGCGAaccgccgcggcgctgtTGCAAGTGCTGGCGTCCATGACTGGATTTCTTGAGGCGGGCCTTGGCAGACCCGTGGATGATTTTCTT from Penicillium psychrofluorescens genome assembly, chromosome: 5 carries:
- a CDS encoding uncharacterized protein (ID:PFLUO_007614-T1.cds;~source:funannotate), with product MTTPTGPTIPDLPPRVRKLAFWLRAYDRTSTLESPVPLGEAKLIVNFVTSKYTAVGPMHAKSRHWFPSEWKRDNENVRKAIQRFLAGTKCLPQSDTFLAWKPKLRSLQDLPIEVTLVIIQELSLRDFNALIRTTRRLHKQLNGELYVRSRTVAANHALYWGFKHDMIATVQHVLDSGTDPLEQVPGDICPLYLAIQKESVNVINHLVSQGGAVAHYLNTNIVEIFVTRLQSVPQYPLHFIQPPSVEALLRMGADSNKLYNNRWTMLWFAIRGKCDVTVDKLFEIGRPATVTTESWEMQKKPIGQSEIATKNVRTLLRYEADPNGRSIGNITALHLACALCEPDIVKLLLEAGANPNARNSRNHTPLHVAAWTCGDEDLIDALLSAPAIRINATDNFGQTALHFAARARCEPYAQGFVEKLLESPFIEANARDSSGRTALYCAIESKNFGVARRLLRSEKVDPNAGARDKLPLLLAVRRYDFDTVKYLIESGLVNLNQQTETGMTALLQAAKNGHVLMTKMLLRAGANPDLADRTGITARRVLIRSLIQVKLPS
- a CDS encoding uncharacterized protein (ID:PFLUO_007615-T1.cds;~source:funannotate) produces the protein MASSASDSSSASSSRAPLEFDYAAVSSAGFENTVLQESEPWTESEISSFNDGDWNVFSFNPHPTPYPVDWPVLNPDDAFMPDLPSVSDPESQSLMSSSYHPSSTHSQDSNSHPSPVSQHPTSAMTTSSSPATSQGDEVLNRVDPSRVEKRRMNTLAARRCRQRRVDRMKTLEDELASMRRERDELKLRVSKLEGETDALRGLLGSQKR